The nucleotide window GCCGGATGCTCGACGAGGTCCGGGACCAGGCCGCCCTGGTCTCCGCGGTCGCCTGGGCGGCCGACCCGTCCTGGGAGCGCGAGGCCACCGAGCACCGGGAGATCCTGCGGCTCGCCCTCGGCGGTGACTCGGACGGCGCGGCGCGCGCCCTGCACTCGCACATCGCCTCGTTCGTGCAACGGGCCTTCCCCGAGGCCCAGGGAAAGGGTGAGCAGGAATGACCGCGACCACGACCACGTTCGAGGCCCAGCGGGCCGCCCTCGCCGACGTGGTGGCGATCCCCGTGACCCCCTTCGCGGCGGACGGCTCCATCGACCAGGACGTCCACCGCCTCCTGCTGCGCCGGGCCCTCGACGCCGGCGTACGCATCGTCACGCCGAACGGCAACACCGGCGAGTTCTACGCCCTCGGCCCCGAGGAGCGGCGCCTGGTCACGGAGCTGACCGTCGACGAGGCGCGGGGCCGGGCCACCGTGCTGGCCGGGGTCGGGCACGACCTGCCGACCGCCGTCGCCTCCGCCCGCCACGCCCGCGACCTCGGCGCGCAGATGGTGATGGTCCACCAGCCCGTGCACCCGTACGTCTCCGAGGACGGCTGGGTCGACTACCACCGGGCGATCGCGGAGGCCGTGCCCGAACTGGGCGTCGTCCCCTACATCCGCAACGCGGTGCTCGCCGGCGCCCGGCTCGCCGAACTGGCCGACGCCTGCCCGAACGTCATCGGCGTGAAGTACGCGGTGCCGGACGCCTCCCGCTTCGCCGCGTTCGCCCGGGACGCCGGGCTGGAGCGCTTCGTGTGGGTGGCCGGCCTCGCGGAGCCGTACGCGCCCTCCTACTTCTCGGCGGGCGCGACCGGCTTCACCTCCGGCCTGGTGAACGTGGCCCCGGCCGTCTCGCTGAACATGATCGAGGCGCTGCGCTCCGGCGACTACGCGGGCGCCATGAAGGTCTGGGAGCAGATCCGCCGCTTCGAGGAACTGCGCGGGGCCAACAACTCCGCCAACAACGTGACGGTGGTGAAGGAGGCCCTGGCCTCGCTGGGCCTGTGCCGCCGCGACGTCCGCCCGCCGAGCCGTCAGCTCCCCGAGTCCGAACGCGCCGAGATCGCCGCCATCGCAGCGGGGTGGTCCGTATGACCGGCGGGCACACCACCGGAGCCGCCGGCGGGAACGACGCCCCGGACGCGCCGAGGCAGTTGCGCAGCCACCAGTGGTACGGAACCGAGGGGTTGCGCTCCTTCAGCCACCGCGCCCGCACCCGCCAGCTCGGCTACCTCCCCGAGGAGCACCTCGGCAAGCCGGTCATCGCCATCCTCAACACCTGGTCCGACATCAACCCCTGCCACGTCCACCTGCGCGACCGTGCCCAGGCGGTCAAGCGGGGCGTGTGGCAGGCCGGCGGCTTCCCGCTGGAGTTCCCGGTGTCGACGCTGAGCGAGACCTTCCAGAAGCCCACCCCGATGCTCTACCGCAACATGCTCGCGATGGAGACCGAGGAGCTGCTGCGGTCCTACCCCGTGGACGGGGCCGTCCTGATGGGCGGCTGCGACAAGTCCACGCCCGCGCTGCTCATGGGCGCCGCGTCCGTCGACCTGCCGACCGTGTTCGTGCCGGCCGGCCCCATGCTGCCCGGCCACTGGCGCGACCAGGTGCTGGGCTCCGGCACCGACATGTGGAAGTACTGGGACGACAAGCGCGCCGGCCTCATCGGCGACTGCGAGATGACCGAACTGGAGAGCGGGCTCGCGCGTTCCCCCGGGCACTGCATGACCATGGGGACGGCGTCCACGCTCACCGCGGCCGCCGAGGCGCTCGGCGTCACCGTGCCCGGCGCGTCCAGCATCCCCGCCGTCGACTCCGGGCACGACCGGATGGCGGCGGCCTCGGGGCTCAGGATCGTCGAACTGGTCCGCAGGGACCGCAGGTTGTCCGACATCCTCACCCAGGAGGCCTTCGAGGACGCCGTGACGACCGTCCTCGGGCTCGGCGGCTCCACCAACGCCGTGATCCACCTCATCGCCATGGCGGGACGCGCCGGCGCCCGGCTCACCCTCGACGACTTCGACCGCATCGCCCGTACGGTGCCGGTCCTGGCGAACGTACGGCCCGGCGGCCGCAGGTACCTCATGGAGGACTTCCACTTCGCCGGCGGTCTGCCCGGGTTCCTGTCGCGGATCACCGACCTGCTGCACCTGGACCGGCCGACCGTCTCCCACGACACCCTGCGCGAGCAGCTCGCCGGCGCGCGGGTGCACGACGACGACGTCATCCGCACCCGTGACAACCCCGTCGCCGACGAGGGGGGCGTCGCCGTCCTGCGCGGCAACCTCTGCCCCGACGGCGCGGTCATCAAGCACATCGCCGCCGAGCCGCACCTGCTCCAGCACACCGGCCCCGCGGTCGTCTTCGACGACTACCGGACCATGCAGGCGACCATCAACGACCCGGAGCTGGGCATCACCGCCGACACCGTGCTGGTGCTGCGCAACGCGGGCCCCAAGGGCGGCCCGGGCATGCCCGAGTACGGGATGCTGCCGATCCCCGACCACCTGCTCAAGCAGGGGGTACGGGACATGGTGCGGATCTCCGACGCCCGGATGAGCGGCACGAGTTACGGCGCGTGCGTGCTGCACGTGGCACCCGAGTCGTACATCGGCGGCCCGCTCGCCCTGGTCCGCACCGGCGACACCATCACGCTCGACGTCGAGGCGCGGACCCTGCGGCTCAACGTGGACGACGACGAACTGGCGCGGCGCCGGGCGCGGTGGACCGCGCCGCCCGAGCGCTACGAGCGCGGCTACGGCGCGCTCTACAACGAACAGATCACCCAGGCCGACAGCGGCTGCGACTTCGCCTTCCTGGCCCGGCCGGGCAAGGTGCCGGACCCGTACGCGGGCTGACCCGCACCGCCCGCACGGCCTCGCACCGCCCGTACCGCTTTTCGGAGCACCCGCACCACCCCGCAGCCGCGCACCTCGCGGCAGGGACCCGGCACACCGTACGTGAAAGCGCTTGCCATCAAGATCGCGCGCCCGTACCACCGGCTCGACCCGCACACCCGAGAACGGAGAACAGTCATGGCACAAGCCGCAGCCGTGGCGAAGCAGCCCGCGCCACCGAGGCGGCGCCGTGGCTCGGCGACGCCCCGCAGGCTCCCGTATCTGCTGATCGCCCCGGCGGGACTGCTGATGCTGGGCTTCATCGCCTACCCGGTGCTCAGCGTCTTCTACTACAGCCTGCAGGACTACAACCCCACCAAACCGTGGCGCAACGGCTTCGCGGGCCTGGACAACTTCACGCACGCCTTCACCGAGGACCCGCAGTTCTGGGACACCCTGGTCTTCAGCGGCAAGTGGGTCGTCGTCGAGGTCGGACTCCAGCTGATGTTCGGCCTGGCGCTCGCCCTGATCGTCAACCAGACCTTCGTGGGCCGCTCGCTCGGCCGCGCCATGGTCTTCTCGCCCTGGGCCGTCTCCGGCGTGCTCACCTCCGCGATCTGGGTGCTGCTCTACAACTCCCAGACGGGCATCACCCGTTACCTCGCGGACCTGGGCATCGGGGAGTACGGCACCAGCTGGCTCTCCGACACCTCGACGGTCTTCCCGGCGGTGGTGGTCGCGGACCTGTGGCGCGGCGTCCCCTTCTTCGCGATCCTCATCCTCGCCGACCTCCAGTCCGTCTCGAAGGACCTGTACGAGGCCGCCGAGGTCGACGGCGCGAGCCGCCTGCGGCAGTTCGTGCACATCACGCTGCCGCACCTCAAGGACGCGATCATCCTCTCCACGCTGCTGCGCGCGGTGTGGGAGTTCAACAACGTCGACCTGCTCTACACGCTCACCGGCGGCGGACCCGCGGGGGAGACGACCACACTCCCGCTCTACATCGCCAACACCAGCGTCGACGCGCACAACTTCGGCTACGCCTCGGCCCTGACCACCGTCGCGTTCGTGATCCTCCTCTTCTGTTCGATGGTCTACCTGCGGCTGAGCAAGTTCGGAGTGGGTGGGGACAAGTGATCACCAAGGACATCGACACCATCGCCCCGGCCGTGCCCGCGCCGGTGGCCGACGAACCGCCGCAGCGCCCGCGCAGGGGCCGGCGCGCCTGGGACGAGGCCCCGCGCTGGCAGATCTACCTCCCGCTCGGCATCTACCTCCTCTTCACGCTCGTCCCCTTCTACTGGATCCTGCTCTTCGCCCTCAGGCCGACCGGCTCCACCTCGCTCGTGCCCTGGCCGATGACCTTCGAGCACTTCGACAAGGTCTGGAACGACCGCAGCTTCGGCACGTACTTCGAGAACAGCCTCTACGTCGGACTCGCCACGCTGGTCATGACCACGGTCGTCGCACTGGCCGGCGGCTACGCCCTGGCCCGCTTCGACTTCAAGGTCAAGCGCGTCTTCATGCTGGCGCTGCTCTGCTCGCAGTTCGTGCCGGGCGCGCTGCTCCTGGTGCCGCTGTTCCAGATCTTCGCCGAACTGCAGATGATCAACTCGCTGGGCAGCGTCATCATCGCCGAGACCGTCTTCCAGCTGCCGCTGTCGATGATCCTGCTCAGCGGCTTCATCCGGAACGTGCCGTACTCCCTGGAGGAGGCCGCCTGGGTCGACGGCTGCAACCGCTTCACCGGCTTCCGGGTCGTCGTCCTGCCGCTGCTGCGGCCCGGACTGATCGCGGTCGGCTCCTTCGCCTTCGTGCACTCCTGGAACCACTTCCTGTTCGCCCTGATGTTCCTCAGCAACCAGGAGAAGCAGACGATCCCCGTTGGCCTCAACAGCCTGATGAGCGCCGACAGCGTCGACCTCGGCGCACTCGCCGCCGGCGGCATCGTCGCGGCCGTGCCCGTCGTGATCGTCTTCGCCTTCATCCAGAAGTGGCTCATCACGGGCTTCAGCGCCGGGGCGGTGAAGGGATGAGCGACCACGGGGGACCTCTTCCCGTCGTCCTGGCGGGCGCCCGCGGGCACGGCCGCTGGCATCTGCAGAACATCCGCCGCCTCCAGGACAAGGGCGTGGTGCGGCTCGCGGGGATCTGCGAGCTGACCCCGCTCACCCCGGAGGAACTGGACGGCTTCTTCACCGCCGGTGCCGGTGAACTTCCGCAGCAGTCAGCCGACTTCGGGTCCCTGCTGGACTCCACCGGCGCCGCGGTGGCCGTGATCTGCACGCCCATCCCCACCCACACCGACCTGGCGCTGACGGCCGCCGCCAGGGGCGTGCACCTGCTCCTCGAGAAGCCGCCGGCCCCGTCGTACGCCGAGTTCCGCCGGATGGCCGACGGGGTCGCGGCGGCCGGGGTGGTGTGCCAGATCGGCTTCCAGTCGATGGGATCGCACGCCGTGCCCGCGATCCGGGAGCTGATCGCGAAGGGCACCATCGGCCGCGTGCAGGGCATCGGCGGGGCCGGGGCCTGGGGCCGCGCAGAGGAGTACTACCGCCGCGCGCCCTGGGCGGGACGGCGCCGGATGAACGGGGCCGACGTCGTCGACGGCGTACTGACGAACCCCCTCGCCCACGCCGTGGCCACCGCCCTCGCACTCGACGGCGCCACCCGCGCCGAGGACGTCGCCGGCATCGAGACCGAGTTGCTGCGCGCCAACGACATCGAGTCCGACGACACCTCCTGCGTCCGCGTCACCACCACGGGCGGCAACCGGATCACCGTCGCCGCGACCCTGTGCGCCGAACGCCCCGACGAGCCGTACGTCCTCGTGCACGGCGCCGACGGGCGCATCACCTTCTGGTACAAGCAGGACCGCGTCCTCGTCCAGCGCTCGGGGCACGGTCCGCAGGAACTCACGTACGGCAGGACCGATCTGCTGGAGAACCTGGCCGAGCATCTCGAAGGCCGGGCCGCGCTGCTGGTCACCCCCGACGGGACGGGCGCCTTCATGAAGGTCGTCGAAGCGATCCGGCAGGCGCCGGACCCGGTCGCGCTGCCCCGGGACGCCTGGTACCTCGACGCCGACGAGAACCGTCGGGTCGTGGCCGGGGTCGACGGACTCGTCGCGGCCGCCGCCGACACCCTCGCCCTCTACTCCGAGCTGGGCGCCTCCTGGGCGGTCCCGCGGCCCCAGAAAGAGGTGAGCACCTGATGAGCACCGAGTCGCTGGTCCTGCGCGTCGCGGGCCGTCCGGTCGGCCGGTACACCGCCCGGCCCGAGCTCGCGCCGGCCCTGTCGCCGCGTCCGTACCTGCACCCCGTCACCACCCTGGCCGGCACGGCCGTCACGGAGCTCAGCCCCGCCGACCACCTCCATCACCTCGGCGTCGGTGTCGCCGTTCCCGACGTCGAGGGGTACAACTTCTGGGGCGGCCGCACCTTCGTACGCGACCGGGGCCCCACCGAGCTGGACAACCACGGCGCCCAGCGGCACTTCGCGTTCCAGCTGTCCGACCCGGACGGCTTCGTGGAGGAGCTGCGCTGGGTCGCCGACGGAACCGAGCTGCTGCGTGAGCGGCGTACGGTCGCGGCGACCGAACTGACCGACGCCGCCTGGGCGCTGGACTTCACCTTCTCGCTCACCAACACGACCTCCGGGCCCCTGTCGATCGGCAGCCCGGCCACCAACGGCCGGCCCGGCGCGGCCTACGGCGGGTTCTTCTGGCGGGCCCGCAAGGAGGCCGAGCCGCCCGCCGTGTTCACCGCGGGCGGCGAGGGCGAGGACGCGGTGCACGGATCGCGGGCCGGCTGGGTGGCGCTCGCGGGCGCCGGCTGGACGCTGGTGTTCGCCGGTGCCACGGACCGCACCCGCCGCGACCCGTGGTTCGTGCGCACCACCGAGTACCCGGGCGTCGGCTCGTCCCTCGCCCACGAGGAGCGGCTGCCGGTCCCGGCCGGGGAGACCGTCGTACGCCGGGTCGTCACCGTCGTCGCCGACGGCCGGCTCGACCCGAGCGAGGCGGCGGCCCTCGTCCGCAAGGCGGTGAGCCCGTGAGCGGCCAGGGCATCCCCGCCTTCACCGCCGACCTCGGCGACGGCACGTACCGCAACCCGGTCCTGGACGCCGACTGGTCGGACCCCGACCTGCTGCGCGTCGGCGACGACTACTACCTGACCGCCTCCAGCTTCGGCC belongs to Streptomyces sp. V3I8 and includes:
- a CDS encoding dihydrodipicolinate synthase family protein codes for the protein MTATTTTFEAQRAALADVVAIPVTPFAADGSIDQDVHRLLLRRALDAGVRIVTPNGNTGEFYALGPEERRLVTELTVDEARGRATVLAGVGHDLPTAVASARHARDLGAQMVMVHQPVHPYVSEDGWVDYHRAIAEAVPELGVVPYIRNAVLAGARLAELADACPNVIGVKYAVPDASRFAAFARDAGLERFVWVAGLAEPYAPSYFSAGATGFTSGLVNVAPAVSLNMIEALRSGDYAGAMKVWEQIRRFEELRGANNSANNVTVVKEALASLGLCRRDVRPPSRQLPESERAEIAAIAAGWSV
- the araD gene encoding L-arabinonate dehydratase — its product is MTGGHTTGAAGGNDAPDAPRQLRSHQWYGTEGLRSFSHRARTRQLGYLPEEHLGKPVIAILNTWSDINPCHVHLRDRAQAVKRGVWQAGGFPLEFPVSTLSETFQKPTPMLYRNMLAMETEELLRSYPVDGAVLMGGCDKSTPALLMGAASVDLPTVFVPAGPMLPGHWRDQVLGSGTDMWKYWDDKRAGLIGDCEMTELESGLARSPGHCMTMGTASTLTAAAEALGVTVPGASSIPAVDSGHDRMAAASGLRIVELVRRDRRLSDILTQEAFEDAVTTVLGLGGSTNAVIHLIAMAGRAGARLTLDDFDRIARTVPVLANVRPGGRRYLMEDFHFAGGLPGFLSRITDLLHLDRPTVSHDTLREQLAGARVHDDDVIRTRDNPVADEGGVAVLRGNLCPDGAVIKHIAAEPHLLQHTGPAVVFDDYRTMQATINDPELGITADTVLVLRNAGPKGGPGMPEYGMLPIPDHLLKQGVRDMVRISDARMSGTSYGACVLHVAPESYIGGPLALVRTGDTITLDVEARTLRLNVDDDELARRRARWTAPPERYERGYGALYNEQITQADSGCDFAFLARPGKVPDPYAG
- a CDS encoding carbohydrate ABC transporter permease — encoded protein: MAQAAAVAKQPAPPRRRRGSATPRRLPYLLIAPAGLLMLGFIAYPVLSVFYYSLQDYNPTKPWRNGFAGLDNFTHAFTEDPQFWDTLVFSGKWVVVEVGLQLMFGLALALIVNQTFVGRSLGRAMVFSPWAVSGVLTSAIWVLLYNSQTGITRYLADLGIGEYGTSWLSDTSTVFPAVVVADLWRGVPFFAILILADLQSVSKDLYEAAEVDGASRLRQFVHITLPHLKDAIILSTLLRAVWEFNNVDLLYTLTGGGPAGETTTLPLYIANTSVDAHNFGYASALTTVAFVILLFCSMVYLRLSKFGVGGDK
- a CDS encoding carbohydrate ABC transporter permease, whose protein sequence is MITKDIDTIAPAVPAPVADEPPQRPRRGRRAWDEAPRWQIYLPLGIYLLFTLVPFYWILLFALRPTGSTSLVPWPMTFEHFDKVWNDRSFGTYFENSLYVGLATLVMTTVVALAGGYALARFDFKVKRVFMLALLCSQFVPGALLLVPLFQIFAELQMINSLGSVIIAETVFQLPLSMILLSGFIRNVPYSLEEAAWVDGCNRFTGFRVVVLPLLRPGLIAVGSFAFVHSWNHFLFALMFLSNQEKQTIPVGLNSLMSADSVDLGALAAGGIVAAVPVVIVFAFIQKWLITGFSAGAVKG
- a CDS encoding Gfo/Idh/MocA family protein, producing the protein MSDHGGPLPVVLAGARGHGRWHLQNIRRLQDKGVVRLAGICELTPLTPEELDGFFTAGAGELPQQSADFGSLLDSTGAAVAVICTPIPTHTDLALTAAARGVHLLLEKPPAPSYAEFRRMADGVAAAGVVCQIGFQSMGSHAVPAIRELIAKGTIGRVQGIGGAGAWGRAEEYYRRAPWAGRRRMNGADVVDGVLTNPLAHAVATALALDGATRAEDVAGIETELLRANDIESDDTSCVRVTTTGGNRITVAATLCAERPDEPYVLVHGADGRITFWYKQDRVLVQRSGHGPQELTYGRTDLLENLAEHLEGRAALLVTPDGTGAFMKVVEAIRQAPDPVALPRDAWYLDADENRRVVAGVDGLVAAAADTLALYSELGASWAVPRPQKEVST
- a CDS encoding PmoA family protein produces the protein MSTESLVLRVAGRPVGRYTARPELAPALSPRPYLHPVTTLAGTAVTELSPADHLHHLGVGVAVPDVEGYNFWGGRTFVRDRGPTELDNHGAQRHFAFQLSDPDGFVEELRWVADGTELLRERRTVAATELTDAAWALDFTFSLTNTTSGPLSIGSPATNGRPGAAYGGFFWRARKEAEPPAVFTAGGEGEDAVHGSRAGWVALAGAGWTLVFAGATDRTRRDPWFVRTTEYPGVGSSLAHEERLPVPAGETVVRRVVTVVADGRLDPSEAAALVRKAVSP